A segment of the Rhizobium bangladeshense genome:
TCCGTCTTCCACCATGCTGCCTTCGATGAAATTCATTGCCGGCGAGCCGATGAAGCCGGCGACGAAAAGATTGCTCGGGCGGTCGTAGAGTTCGAGCGGCGAGCCGGACTGCTCGATCAGCCCGTCCTTCATGACGACGATCTTGTCGGCCATGGTCATGGCCTCGATCTGGTCGTGGGTGACGTAGATCGTCGTCGTCTGCAGCCGCTGGTGAAGCTCCTTGATCTCCGAGCGCATCTGCACCCGGAGCTTGGCGTCGAGGTTCGACAGCGGCTCGTCAAAAAGGAAGACGGCCGGGTCGCGCACGATCGCCCGGCCCATGGCGACCCGCTGCCGCTGGCCGCCCGAGAGCTGCTTGGGATAGCGCTCCAACAGGGCTTCCAGCCCGAGGATTTTCGCCGCATTCCCGACCCGCTTGTCGATCTCTGCCCTCGGCATGCGCTTCAGCCGTAGGGAAAAGCCCATGTTCTTGGCCACCGTCATATGCGGATAGAGCGCGTAGTTCTGGAACACCATGGCTATATCGCGGTCCTTGGGCGCAAGCTCGTTGACGATGTGCTTGCCGATCTGGATATTGCCAGAGGTGATGCCCTCCAGGCCGGCGATCATCCTGAGCAACGTCGATTTCCCGCAGCCAGAGGGGCCGACGAGGACGACGAACTCACCGTCGCCGATATCGACCGACACGCCTTTGATGGCTTTGAAGGCGCCGTAATCCTTGCGCGCATTGCTGACCGAAACATGGGCCATGAAACTCCTCCCGAAATCGCCGTCAAAGTCCGTTCAAGACACTTTTGAGATAGTCGAGGCCAAGGCGCGCGCCTTGCCTGCGCGCGGCCAAGTCCTTGCCCGGCCAGCCGTAAGAGGCGTCCTCGTGCTCGATCGACAGCGTGCCGGCAAAACCGTGGCCGCGTGCCTGCCGCAAGAAGCGCGGCCAGTCGAGGAGGCCGAGCCCCGGCAGCTTGTAATGCCACCAGCCCTTGCCGTGATAACCGAGCGCCTGCAGGGCCTCTTTGTCGATCGCCGTATCCTTGGCATGCAGAATAGCGATGCGATCCTTCACCGCCTCCAGCGCCCGATAGGGATCGACGCCGATGCGGATAAGGTGCGAGGGATCGAATTCCAGGCCGAAGCGGCGGTCCTCGACCCGGCGGAAAAGCTCCTGCCATCCCTTCGGCGTCGTCCCGATGAAGTTATCTCCAGGTCCCGGCCAGTTCTCGATCGCGAAGGTGAGGCCGCTTGCCTGCGTCTCTGCGATCAGCCCATTCGCGAAGTCGGCGAAGTCGTCGTAATTGGCCTCGTCGCTCGCCGTGTCGTCCCGCCCAGGGAAAATCACGAAGATCGGGACGCCCGCTTGCCCAATGGCGCTTGCAAATTCTGATATCCCCGCCCGAAGCTCCCGCCGCCTTTCGCGATCGGCATCGAGCTGATCGCCGAAATAGGTGATCGAGGAGACGAAGAGGCCGCGGCTTCTTGCCAGCGAGACGGCATCCTCCACCCGGTCGGGCGCCTTGATATGACCGCCGACGTCGATCTCGATTGCATCGAAACCGGCCGATGCGGCAAAATCCACCACTTCCTCCGGCGGTCGGTCATTGAAAGTTGAGGTATAGAAGCCGATCGTCACCATATCCTCCGGGCCAAGCGGCCGTTCAACTGTTCAGCCGGTCCATGAATTTGAGCGGCGAGCGCGTCCGCTGCGCGACATCGGCCGAGGCGAGCATGAGGGCCGCCGCCATCGGC
Coding sequences within it:
- a CDS encoding sugar phosphate isomerase/epimerase family protein — protein: MTIGFYTSTFNDRPPEEVVDFAASAGFDAIEIDVGGHIKAPDRVEDAVSLARSRGLFVSSITYFGDQLDADRERRRELRAGISEFASAIGQAGVPIFVIFPGRDDTASDEANYDDFADFANGLIAETQASGLTFAIENWPGPGDNFIGTTPKGWQELFRRVEDRRFGLEFDPSHLIRIGVDPYRALEAVKDRIAILHAKDTAIDKEALQALGYHGKGWWHYKLPGLGLLDWPRFLRQARGHGFAGTLSIEHEDASYGWPGKDLAARRQGARLGLDYLKSVLNGL
- a CDS encoding ABC transporter ATP-binding protein; this encodes MAHVSVSNARKDYGAFKAIKGVSVDIGDGEFVVLVGPSGCGKSTLLRMIAGLEGITSGNIQIGKHIVNELAPKDRDIAMVFQNYALYPHMTVAKNMGFSLRLKRMPRAEIDKRVGNAAKILGLEALLERYPKQLSGGQRQRVAMGRAIVRDPAVFLFDEPLSNLDAKLRVQMRSEIKELHQRLQTTTIYVTHDQIEAMTMADKIVVMKDGLIEQSGSPLELYDRPSNLFVAGFIGSPAMNFIEGSMVEDGFRTVDGLLLPSERRPANAVTYGIRPEHIRLDPNGIEVTTVVVEPTGSETLVLARLGGQTLTCVFRERIRAAPGDILRIAPIHDAVHLFGADEQRITSGEAPLS